One stretch of Harmonia axyridis chromosome 1, icHarAxyr1.1, whole genome shotgun sequence DNA includes these proteins:
- the LOC123671422 gene encoding FAS-associated factor 1 yields MSNREEILANFQACTGVEDLALAIFHLDESNWDLMSAVSRVISPESQTFQADNTNDSDVMIVEDDIPVMPIESASSMSRMENNVEHPIDRIQGFNRNHFSQPSTSRGFPRNLTFKVSYLTKFVVITLPDTSTIRDLKRALEKKFHVPMCRQVLLGWVKKNQDEDTPFSKLIINRENSLSLLPDDDGYTSEKENYLTEKLSGTFTLNVKYEDQMFNLKFGGSAPVLEVKNGLYALTNIEVRNQIWIGWPNLVDDAMPLALSGINYPEHDFVLSRNAVSPTQRDNETNHNSSVIRIDSDDEEYVDAAESINGDDDYFVEDLSTRRNEPLIPENIADEETACSTFINRFTARYGPVHPTFFPGPLSGALQEACNKPAKDRKILAIYLHHDKSVLTNVFCSQLLGFESVMEMLAQYFVLWGWDITFRSNAKKLDAILDANLGGLASSSLKDMEYERLPALVLIMRIRGSTDIFNVISGNLGVNEFLSRLLEAVELFTNQQRVEIKEEDERSERERVKMEQDIAFHESLAADKAKDEAKRLKEQAEEEARLQRENEIATEQRRKEGMRLEAEKRLHPEPALEQGDREAITKIRFRLPKGGHLERRFLISASLQVLHDFLTVEGYNSEDYKVISSWPRRDLTSMDQTKTLEELKLYPQETVILEER; encoded by the exons ATGTCGAATAGAGAAGAAATACTTGCGAATTTCCAG GCATGCACTGGAGTTGAAGATCTTGCTTTAGCAATTTTTCATCTAGATGAAAGTAATTGGGATTTGATG aGTGCTGTAAGCAgggttatatctcctgaaagcCAGACATTTCAAGCTGATAATACAAATGATTCTGATGTAATGATAGTCGAAGATGATATTCCAGTTATGCCAATTGAAAGTGCTTCAAGCATGTCTAGAATGGAAAATAATGTTGAACACCCAATTGACAGAATACAAGGCTTTAACAGGAATCATTTTAGTCAACCATCTACATCTAGAGGATTTCCAAGAAATTTAACATTCAAGGTGTCATATTTGACCAAATTTGTTGTCATTACTTTACCAGATACATCTACCATCA GAGACTTGAAACGGGCTCTAGAGAAAAAATTCCATGTACCCATGTGCCGTCAAGTATTACTAGGATGGGTTAAGAAAAATCAAGATGAGGACACCCCCTTTTCCAAGCTCATAATAAATAGAGAAAACTCATTGAGTCTGCTTCCTGATGATGATGGATATACTTCAGAGAAAGA gAATTATTTAACGGAAAAATTAAGTGGCACTTTCACCCTGAATGTTAAATACGAGGATCAAATGTTCAACTTGAAATTTGGAGGATCAGCACCTGTTTTGGAAGTTAAAAATGGATTGTATgcattgacaaatattgaagttAGAAACCAAATCTGGATTGGTTGGCCCAACTTGGTAGATGATGCAATGCCACTCGCCTTGAGTGGGATAAA ttACCCTGAGCATGACTTTGTTCTTAGTAGAAACGCTGTATCGCCCACTCAGAGAGATAATGAGACAAATCACAATTCGTCAGTTATAAGAATAGATAGCGATGATGAAGAATATGTAGACGCTGCAGAGTCTATAAACGgtgatgatgattattttgtgGAAGATCTATCAACAAGAAGAAATGAACCATTGA TCCCAGAAAATATTGCCGACGAAGAGACTGCATGCTCAACATTCATCAATAGGTTTACGGCAAGATACGGACCAGTACATCCTACCTTTTTCCCAGGCCCATTAAGTGGGGCTCTGCAAGAGGCTTGTAATAAACCTGCTAAGGAT agAAAAATTCTTGCTATATACCTCCATCACGATAAAAGCGTTTTGACAAACGTCTTCTGCAGTCAACTCTTAGGGTTTGAAAGTGTTATGGAAATGTTGGCGCAATATTTCGTTTTATGGGGCTGGGATATAACTTTCAGAAGCAATGCTAAAAAATTGGATGCAATACTTGATGCCAATTTAGGAGGACTTGCCTCTTCTAGTTTGAAAGATATGGAATATGAAAG GTTACCTGCTTTAGTTTTAATTATGAGAATTAGAGGATCAACTGATATTTTCAATGTGATATCAGGTAATCTTGGAGTGAATGAATTCCTGTCTCGTTTGTTAGAAGCTGTGGAATTATTTACAAATCAGCAAAGAGTAGAGATCaaagaagaagacgaaaggtCTGAAAGGGAACGAGTTAAAATGGAACAAGATATTGCATTCCACGAAAGTCTAGCAGCTGACAAAGCTAAAGATGAAGCCAAAAGACTCAAG GAACAAGCAGAAGAGGAAGCAAGGTTACAACGAGAAAACGAAATTGCTACAGAACAGAGGAGGAAAGAAGGAATGAGATTAGAAGCAGAAAAAAGATTACATCCAGAACCTGCTCTAGAGCAGGGTGATCGTGAAGCTATTACTAAAATTAGGTTTAGGCTGCCAAAAGGAGGTCATTTGGAAAGAAGGTTCCTTATTTCCGCATCGTTACAA gtATTGCACGATTTTCTTACTGTAGAAGGTTACAATAGTGAAGATTATAAAGTGATATCTAGCTGGCCAAGAAGAGAT tTAACATCTATGGATCAGACCAAAACCCTTGAAGAACTGAAATTATATCCTCAAGAAACTGTGATATTAGAGGAGCGATGA
- the LOC123689073 gene encoding STE20-related kinase adapter protein alpha isoform X3 codes for MTQFKEDVSIYKIISILGGCFQNRAIVNLAKHTPSDRMLVVKRYQLEKIRDSNCLDLVEREIILTRQLQHPNIISLHTAFVYGPEIFVISPLQAYGSCKSLLNSNFNEGLPELAVILILRDVTEGLNYLHKTGYIHRAIRASHILISAKGKACLSGLRYACSIVNNGKWQKAIHSFPLTTQSNLNWLSPELLEQNLKGYNEKSDIYSLGMVCCELANGREPFAEYDSTLMLVEKVRGCAPSLLDRSTLFSNSEDRDCDVPVSWSKRRFNSYLHEFCYICLERESSIRPTAAQLLSHPVFKLIKKGPSLPELLKPALPLSDKVAFNGEEVANMDQIEKFADMDMSLYDWDFSMNQND; via the exons ATGACACAATTCAAAGAAGACGTCTCTATTTATAAAATAATCTCAATTTTGGGAGGATGTTTTCAAAACAGAGCAATAGTAAATTTAGCAAAACATACCCCATCTGATCGGATGTTAGTTGTGAAACGTTATCAGCTGGAAAAAATTCGTGATAGTAATTGCTTAGACTTAGTAGAG AGGGAAATTATTCTAACACGTCAATTGCAACATCCAAATATTATTAGTCTTCATACAGCTTTTGTTTACGGACCTGAAATATTTGTGATAAGTCCCTTACAAGCTTATGGTTCCTGCAAGtctttattgaattcaaatttcaacgAAG GTTTACCAGAGTTAGCTGTAATTTTGATATTACGAGATGTAACTGAAGGTCTAAATTATCTTCACAAGACTGGATATATACATAg AGCCATACGAGCTAGTCATATTCTTATATCTGCCAAAGGAAAAGCATGCTTGAGTGGGCTACGCTATGCCTGTTCTATCGTAAATAATGGGAAATGGCAGAAAGCTATACATTCATTTCCATTAACCACTCAGTCGAATCTCAATTGGTTGAGTCCTGAGTTAttagaacaaaatttgaaag GTTACAATGAAAAATCTGATATCTATAGTTTGGGAATGGTGTGCTGTGAATTGGCAAATGGTAGAGAACCATTTGCAGAATATGATTCTACACTCATGCTTGTAGAAAAAGTCAGAGGTTGTGCCCCTAGTTTGTTAGATCGCAGCACTCTCTTTTCCAATAGTGAAGATC GTGATTGTGATGTTCCAGTAAGCTGGTCTAAAAGACGATTCAATTCATATCTTCATGAATTCTGCTATATTTGTTTAGAGAGGGAATCGTCAATCAGACCAACTGCTGCTCAATTATTATCTCATCctgtttttaaattgataaagaAAGGACCGTCTTTACCTGAATTATTGAAACCTGCTCTACCTTTAAGTGACAAGGTAGCATTCAATGGAG AAGAAGTCGCCAACATGGACCAAATAGAGAAATTTGCTGATATGGACATGTCTCTGTATGATTGGGATTTCTCTATGAATCAGAATGATTGA
- the LOC123689073 gene encoding STE20-related kinase adapter protein alpha isoform X2, translated as MTQFKEDVSIYKIISILGGCFQNRAIVNLAKHTPSDRMLVVKRYQLEKIRDSNCLDLVEREIILTRQLQHPNIISLHTAFVYGPEIFVISPLQAYGSCKSLLNSNFNEGLPELAVILILRDVTEGLNYLHKTGYIHRAIRASHILISAKGKACLSGLRYACSIVNNGKWQKAIHSFPLTTQSNLNWLSPELLEQNLKGYNEKSDIYSLGMVCCELANGREPFAEYDSTLMLVEKVRGCAPSLLDRSTLFSNSEDRECQGDCDVPVSWSKRRFNSYLHEFCYICLERESSIRPTAAQLLSHPVFKLIKKGPSLPELLKPALPLSDKVAFNGEVANMDQIEKFADMDMSLYDWDFSMNQND; from the exons ATGACACAATTCAAAGAAGACGTCTCTATTTATAAAATAATCTCAATTTTGGGAGGATGTTTTCAAAACAGAGCAATAGTAAATTTAGCAAAACATACCCCATCTGATCGGATGTTAGTTGTGAAACGTTATCAGCTGGAAAAAATTCGTGATAGTAATTGCTTAGACTTAGTAGAG AGGGAAATTATTCTAACACGTCAATTGCAACATCCAAATATTATTAGTCTTCATACAGCTTTTGTTTACGGACCTGAAATATTTGTGATAAGTCCCTTACAAGCTTATGGTTCCTGCAAGtctttattgaattcaaatttcaacgAAG GTTTACCAGAGTTAGCTGTAATTTTGATATTACGAGATGTAACTGAAGGTCTAAATTATCTTCACAAGACTGGATATATACATAg AGCCATACGAGCTAGTCATATTCTTATATCTGCCAAAGGAAAAGCATGCTTGAGTGGGCTACGCTATGCCTGTTCTATCGTAAATAATGGGAAATGGCAGAAAGCTATACATTCATTTCCATTAACCACTCAGTCGAATCTCAATTGGTTGAGTCCTGAGTTAttagaacaaaatttgaaag GTTACAATGAAAAATCTGATATCTATAGTTTGGGAATGGTGTGCTGTGAATTGGCAAATGGTAGAGAACCATTTGCAGAATATGATTCTACACTCATGCTTGTAGAAAAAGTCAGAGGTTGTGCCCCTAGTTTGTTAGATCGCAGCACTCTCTTTTCCAATAGTGAAGATCGTGAGTGTCAAG GTGATTGTGATGTTCCAGTAAGCTGGTCTAAAAGACGATTCAATTCATATCTTCATGAATTCTGCTATATTTGTTTAGAGAGGGAATCGTCAATCAGACCAACTGCTGCTCAATTATTATCTCATCctgtttttaaattgataaagaAAGGACCGTCTTTACCTGAATTATTGAAACCTGCTCTACCTTTAAGTGACAAGGTAGCATTCAATGGAG AAGTCGCCAACATGGACCAAATAGAGAAATTTGCTGATATGGACATGTCTCTGTATGATTGGGATTTCTCTATGAATCAGAATGATTGA
- the LOC123689073 gene encoding STE20-related kinase adapter protein alpha isoform X1, with amino-acid sequence MTQFKEDVSIYKIISILGGCFQNRAIVNLAKHTPSDRMLVVKRYQLEKIRDSNCLDLVEREIILTRQLQHPNIISLHTAFVYGPEIFVISPLQAYGSCKSLLNSNFNEGLPELAVILILRDVTEGLNYLHKTGYIHRAIRASHILISAKGKACLSGLRYACSIVNNGKWQKAIHSFPLTTQSNLNWLSPELLEQNLKGYNEKSDIYSLGMVCCELANGREPFAEYDSTLMLVEKVRGCAPSLLDRSTLFSNSEDRECQGDCDVPVSWSKRRFNSYLHEFCYICLERESSIRPTAAQLLSHPVFKLIKKGPSLPELLKPALPLSDKVAFNGEEVANMDQIEKFADMDMSLYDWDFSMNQND; translated from the exons ATGACACAATTCAAAGAAGACGTCTCTATTTATAAAATAATCTCAATTTTGGGAGGATGTTTTCAAAACAGAGCAATAGTAAATTTAGCAAAACATACCCCATCTGATCGGATGTTAGTTGTGAAACGTTATCAGCTGGAAAAAATTCGTGATAGTAATTGCTTAGACTTAGTAGAG AGGGAAATTATTCTAACACGTCAATTGCAACATCCAAATATTATTAGTCTTCATACAGCTTTTGTTTACGGACCTGAAATATTTGTGATAAGTCCCTTACAAGCTTATGGTTCCTGCAAGtctttattgaattcaaatttcaacgAAG GTTTACCAGAGTTAGCTGTAATTTTGATATTACGAGATGTAACTGAAGGTCTAAATTATCTTCACAAGACTGGATATATACATAg AGCCATACGAGCTAGTCATATTCTTATATCTGCCAAAGGAAAAGCATGCTTGAGTGGGCTACGCTATGCCTGTTCTATCGTAAATAATGGGAAATGGCAGAAAGCTATACATTCATTTCCATTAACCACTCAGTCGAATCTCAATTGGTTGAGTCCTGAGTTAttagaacaaaatttgaaag GTTACAATGAAAAATCTGATATCTATAGTTTGGGAATGGTGTGCTGTGAATTGGCAAATGGTAGAGAACCATTTGCAGAATATGATTCTACACTCATGCTTGTAGAAAAAGTCAGAGGTTGTGCCCCTAGTTTGTTAGATCGCAGCACTCTCTTTTCCAATAGTGAAGATCGTGAGTGTCAAG GTGATTGTGATGTTCCAGTAAGCTGGTCTAAAAGACGATTCAATTCATATCTTCATGAATTCTGCTATATTTGTTTAGAGAGGGAATCGTCAATCAGACCAACTGCTGCTCAATTATTATCTCATCctgtttttaaattgataaagaAAGGACCGTCTTTACCTGAATTATTGAAACCTGCTCTACCTTTAAGTGACAAGGTAGCATTCAATGGAG AAGAAGTCGCCAACATGGACCAAATAGAGAAATTTGCTGATATGGACATGTCTCTGTATGATTGGGATTTCTCTATGAATCAGAATGATTGA